In Bdellovibrionales bacterium CG10_big_fil_rev_8_21_14_0_10_45_34, the DNA window TTCGATTTTTGAAATTGCACCGCCATCCATGACCCACTGATCGACTTCGCGAGCTTTGAATTTCCAAAGTCGCCCCACGCGATGAGCCGGAATTTTCTTTTTTTCTAGCCAGCGATAAACAGTCTCTTTGGATACTCCCAAGTGAGCACCAATTTCTTCGACCGAT includes these proteins:
- a CDS encoding excisionase: MAVGESERWLSVEEIGAHLGVSKETVYRWLEKKKIPAHRVGRLWKFKAREVDQWVMDGGAISKIEDDKQGTVWQN